Proteins from a genomic interval of Verrucomicrobium sp.:
- the glnA gene encoding type I glutamate--ammonia ligase — translation MAKFKRCTSGKEVLAYIKENNIKLVDFKFADLLGTWQHFTTTLDEVSEEMFTEGLGFDGSSIRGWRGIEASDMLVVPDPATAFVDPFNTEPVLSLTCTVYDPISKQTYNRDPRAIAIRAEKYLKDTGIGDTAYFGPEAEFFVFDDARFDSKPNAAFYSLDSIEAVWNSGRDEMPNLAAKIPYKGGYLPVPPADTQQDLRNEMCLVMEALGIRLERHHHEVATAGQAEIDIRFDTLLRTGDAMMIYKYVVKNVARKYGKTATFMPKPLFGDNGSGMHTHQSIWKDGKPLFAGDGYAGLSQTALYYIGGIIKHAKALTAITNPTTNSFKRLVPGYEAPVNFCYSARNRSAAIRIPTYSDNPKAKRIEFRTPDPAANIYLACAAQLMAGLDGIQNKIDPGAALDKNLYEMSHEELKKVPSAPDSLIGAVHALEEDHAFLLKGDVFTTDVIETLLDLRRKDYDTLRLRPHPIEFSMYYDV, via the coding sequence ATGGCCAAATTCAAGCGGTGTACGTCGGGCAAGGAAGTCCTTGCCTACATTAAGGAAAACAACATCAAGCTGGTGGACTTCAAGTTCGCCGACCTCCTGGGCACCTGGCAGCACTTCACCACCACCCTGGACGAGGTGAGCGAGGAAATGTTCACCGAAGGCCTGGGCTTCGACGGCTCCTCCATCCGCGGCTGGCGCGGCATCGAGGCCTCCGACATGCTGGTCGTCCCCGATCCGGCCACCGCCTTCGTCGACCCCTTCAACACGGAGCCGGTTCTCTCCCTGACCTGCACCGTCTACGACCCCATCTCCAAGCAGACTTACAACCGCGACCCGCGCGCCATCGCCATCCGCGCCGAGAAATATCTGAAGGATACCGGCATCGGCGACACCGCCTACTTCGGCCCGGAGGCCGAGTTCTTCGTCTTTGACGACGCCCGCTTCGACTCCAAGCCGAACGCCGCCTTTTACTCTCTGGACTCCATCGAGGCCGTCTGGAACAGCGGCCGCGACGAAATGCCGAACCTGGCCGCCAAGATCCCCTACAAGGGCGGCTACCTCCCCGTCCCCCCCGCCGACACGCAGCAGGACCTCCGCAACGAGATGTGCCTGGTCATGGAAGCCCTGGGCATCCGCCTGGAGCGCCACCACCACGAGGTGGCCACCGCCGGCCAGGCGGAGATCGACATCCGCTTCGACACCCTGCTCCGCACGGGCGACGCGATGATGATCTACAAGTACGTCGTCAAGAACGTGGCCCGCAAGTACGGCAAGACCGCCACCTTCATGCCGAAGCCCCTCTTCGGCGACAACGGCTCGGGCATGCACACCCACCAGTCCATCTGGAAGGACGGCAAGCCCCTCTTCGCCGGCGACGGCTACGCGGGCCTGAGCCAGACGGCCCTCTACTACATCGGCGGCATCATCAAGCACGCCAAGGCGCTGACCGCCATCACCAACCCGACGACCAACAGCTTCAAGCGCCTGGTCCCGGGCTACGAGGCGCCGGTCAACTTCTGCTACTCGGCGCGCAACCGCTCCGCCGCGATCCGCATCCCGACCTATTCCGACAACCCGAAGGCCAAGCGCATCGAGTTCCGCACCCCGGACCCGGCGGCCAACATCTATCTGGCCTGCGCCGCCCAGCTCATGGCGGGCCTTGACGGCATCCAGAACAAAATCGACCCCGGCGCGGCTCTGGACAAGAACCTCTACGAGATGAGCCACGAGGAGCTGAAGAAGGTGCCCAGCGCGCCCGATTCCCTCATCGGCGCCGTCCACGCGCTGGAAGAGGACCACGCCTTCCTGCTGAAGGGCGACGTCTTCACCACCGACGTGATCGAGACGTTGCTCGACCTGCGCCGGAAGGACTACGACACCCTGCGCCTGCGGCCGCACCCGATCGAGTTCTCCATGTACTACGACGTCTAA
- a CDS encoding TPM domain-containing protein: protein MKPLFSRHRKFLAKIDHAAVLAALAAAEAGTTGHVRVYVSPRPEPDALEAARRHFLRFGLFHHAQRNAVLLFVAPRSRTYAVLGDEAVHAQAGTAAWEAIGAAAAARFREGDFTGGLVAAIGKAGEVLKAHFPQ, encoded by the coding sequence ATGAAGCCCCTCTTTTCCCGCCACCGGAAATTCCTGGCAAAGATCGACCATGCGGCGGTCCTGGCCGCCCTGGCCGCGGCGGAAGCCGGCACCACCGGCCATGTCCGCGTCTACGTCAGCCCCCGGCCGGAGCCCGACGCCCTGGAAGCCGCGCGGCGGCACTTCCTGCGCTTCGGCCTCTTCCACCACGCCCAGCGCAACGCCGTCCTCCTCTTCGTCGCGCCGCGCTCCCGCACGTACGCCGTCCTGGGGGATGAGGCCGTCCACGCCCAGGCGGGCACGGCGGCCTGGGAGGCGATCGGCGCGGCGGCCGCCGCCCGCTTCCGGGAGGGGGATTTCACCGGCGGCCTCGTCGCCGCCATCGGCAAGGCGGGCGAGGTCCTCAAGGCTCATTTCCCGCAATGA
- a CDS encoding TPM domain-containing protein, with protein MRLLSVLALLLPLLLGGLPAAAAGADGLPPAPKNYCTDTVGFLSPAARAEIEALLQQNEKATSNQILVVIYPRVPGQETADEYADRLAQKWKVGQQGKDNGLILFLFVAEHRIRIEVGYGLEGAVTDVLCNRIIDTEMRPRLRANDRDGGVRAGVLALIAASRGEYKGTGETAAQAQADQGSSLAFWILVALLILAFFIRRRGGGAYYSAGGFGTGFGTGYTLGRWGRGDDGDGFSGGGGRFGGGGAGGSW; from the coding sequence ATGCGCCTTCTCTCCGTCCTGGCCCTGCTTCTGCCGCTTCTCCTGGGCGGCCTGCCCGCCGCGGCGGCAGGCGCGGACGGCCTTCCGCCCGCGCCGAAGAACTACTGCACGGACACGGTCGGCTTTCTTAGCCCCGCCGCCCGCGCGGAGATCGAGGCCCTCCTTCAGCAGAACGAGAAAGCCACCTCCAACCAAATCCTCGTCGTCATTTATCCGCGCGTGCCCGGCCAGGAAACGGCGGACGAATACGCCGACCGCCTCGCGCAAAAATGGAAGGTGGGGCAGCAGGGGAAGGACAACGGCCTCATCCTTTTCCTCTTCGTCGCCGAGCACCGCATCCGCATCGAAGTCGGCTACGGTTTGGAGGGGGCCGTGACCGACGTGCTATGCAACCGCATCATCGACACGGAAATGCGTCCCCGCCTGCGGGCGAACGACCGCGACGGCGGGGTCCGCGCGGGCGTCCTGGCCCTGATCGCCGCCAGCCGCGGCGAATACAAGGGGACGGGGGAAACCGCCGCCCAGGCCCAGGCCGACCAGGGCTCCTCCCTGGCTTTTTGGATCTTGGTCGCCCTGCTGATCCTGGCTTTCTTCATCCGCCGCCGGGGCGGCGGGGCCTACTACAGCGCGGGCGGCTTCGGCACCGGCTTTGGCACCGGCTACACGCTGGGACGCTGGGGGCGGGGAGACGACGGAGACGGCTTTAGCGGGGGCGGCGGCCGCTTCGGCGGCGGCGGCGCGGGGGGGAGCTGGTAA
- a CDS encoding LemA family protein, translating to MNAKSLGLAFLGLLLFLLIAAGGGLVLGYNGLVRKQQAVEAQWAQVENVYQRRADLVPNLVSTVQGAADFEKSTLTAVTDARARVGQVTLPPSGPENQAQIDAFRNAQGRLGATLSRLLVVAERYPELRATDGFRDLQVQLEGTENRIAVERRRFNEAAQAYNTSLRTFPAVLYAGLLGFQQKPYFTAEPGAERPPSVRFNFDGGAHHTTVTGPGSAPR from the coding sequence ATGAACGCCAAGTCCCTCGGGCTCGCTTTTCTCGGCCTCCTCCTTTTCCTCCTCATCGCCGCCGGCGGCGGCCTCGTCCTGGGGTACAACGGCCTGGTCCGCAAGCAGCAGGCCGTCGAGGCCCAGTGGGCGCAGGTGGAAAACGTCTACCAGCGCCGGGCCGACCTGGTGCCGAACCTCGTTTCCACCGTTCAGGGCGCCGCCGATTTCGAGAAGTCGACCCTCACCGCGGTGACCGACGCCCGCGCGCGCGTCGGCCAGGTCACCCTGCCGCCGAGCGGCCCGGAGAACCAGGCCCAGATCGACGCCTTCCGCAACGCGCAGGGCCGCCTGGGCGCCACCCTTTCCCGCCTCCTCGTCGTCGCGGAGCGCTACCCGGAGCTGCGCGCCACCGACGGCTTCCGCGACCTCCAGGTCCAGCTGGAGGGAACGGAAAACCGCATCGCCGTGGAACGCCGCCGCTTCAACGAAGCGGCCCAGGCCTACAACACCTCCCTGCGGACCTTCCCCGCCGTCCTCTACGCCGGGCTGCTCGGCTTCCAGCAAAAGCCCTACTTCACCGCCGAGCCCGGCGCGGAACGGCCCCCCTCCGTCCGGTTCAACTTTGACGGCGGCGCGCACCACACCACCGTCACCGGCCCCGGATCGGCCCCCCGCTAA
- a CDS encoding S8 family serine peptidase: protein MEEDLFRTHQDRSALGRGESLIEAAAKRGRGFPKPPPHSYAEARHRLISGLSGLRETLRAIPPLEAPPGRLVLALRLHPDFLSAAFEPDPLLRLLPAAAKVGARAWRAPLAAVIPSAEVRRELEQGRTEAPARLVFLAVAPDPFVEELLAVLDRAESALSQAVRHDLQRIERIDLLSPQERVEPAALAAEEEEGRPPRIELVLHPSPLPLEAQREHLFARLADAGLFPDPGRARFRPYPGGPTFVSLPQGRAALATLGGYNPLRTARPMTLGLPFPMLRGAPMLAAPQPPPARTPRAAVTVAVFDGGFDPELPLLAGHARMEEEGTPVPPHPDCVAHGTAVAGALLHGPLNPHAAEAALPPPPVSLLGFRVFPLSNPTDFDLYEAIDTLERVVPKLERVKLLNLSFGPRGPISDDNLSRFTTVLDRLAYEHDVLPIVAVGNDGALSESGRIQAPADSVNSLSVGAFSHYGGERYAVSYSCRGPGREGAKEKPDLAAFGGCERTPFHLVSARSGHRVLDHGTSYAAPLVARRCGELLARSPGLSPLLVRALMIHHSHPPHGQRGAFDYALGHGYCPEDADAMLGCPPKTVSILLDHAVPPKSVARFPLPLPAAVASGPAEISWTLAVLAPVDPLSSLEYTRAAVAATFYPDSRVFTFTPPAGLKPRPAPRRLNIVLEASAAAQLEQEGWTRSELPVSRAANLHRPPEGLRAGDLKWDTVLRAGVSMQAAGLHEPFLLLQATARNGEKRPVRFAGVVTLRLPKAKDDIYDQVVRSYPSLRKIAQEGDDALPLAV, encoded by the coding sequence ATGGAGGAGGATCTTTTCCGGACCCACCAGGACCGCTCCGCCCTGGGGCGCGGAGAAAGCCTCATCGAAGCGGCGGCCAAGCGGGGTCGCGGCTTCCCCAAACCTCCGCCCCACTCCTACGCGGAGGCCCGCCACCGGCTCATTTCCGGCCTCTCCGGCCTGCGGGAAACGCTGCGCGCCATCCCGCCGCTGGAGGCGCCGCCCGGCCGGCTCGTCCTGGCCCTCCGTCTCCACCCGGATTTTCTCTCCGCCGCCTTCGAGCCCGACCCGCTCCTGCGCCTGCTGCCCGCGGCGGCCAAGGTCGGCGCGCGGGCCTGGCGCGCCCCGCTGGCCGCCGTCATCCCCAGCGCGGAAGTGCGGCGGGAGCTGGAGCAGGGCCGGACGGAGGCCCCCGCCCGGCTCGTCTTTCTGGCCGTCGCGCCCGACCCCTTCGTCGAGGAATTGCTGGCCGTCCTGGACCGGGCGGAGAGCGCGCTCTCCCAAGCCGTCCGGCACGATCTCCAGCGCATCGAGCGGATCGACCTCCTTTCCCCGCAGGAACGCGTCGAGCCCGCCGCCCTGGCCGCCGAGGAGGAAGAGGGCCGCCCCCCCCGGATCGAGCTGGTCCTCCATCCTTCGCCCCTGCCGCTGGAAGCGCAGCGGGAACACCTCTTCGCCCGCCTGGCGGACGCGGGCCTCTTCCCGGATCCGGGGCGCGCGCGCTTCCGGCCCTATCCGGGCGGGCCCACGTTCGTCAGCCTGCCCCAGGGCCGCGCCGCCCTCGCCACGCTGGGCGGCTACAATCCCCTGCGCACCGCCCGCCCGATGACCCTGGGGCTTCCCTTTCCCATGCTGCGCGGCGCGCCCATGCTGGCCGCGCCCCAGCCGCCGCCCGCCCGCACGCCGCGCGCCGCCGTCACCGTGGCGGTCTTCGACGGCGGCTTCGACCCGGAGCTGCCCCTCCTGGCCGGCCACGCCCGGATGGAGGAGGAGGGAACGCCCGTGCCGCCCCACCCGGACTGCGTCGCCCACGGCACCGCCGTGGCCGGGGCGCTTCTCCACGGGCCGCTCAACCCCCACGCCGCCGAGGCGGCCCTGCCGCCGCCGCCCGTCTCCCTCCTCGGCTTCCGCGTCTTCCCCCTCTCCAACCCGACCGACTTCGATCTTTACGAGGCGATCGACACCCTGGAGCGCGTCGTGCCGAAGCTGGAGCGGGTCAAGCTCCTCAACCTGAGCTTCGGCCCGCGCGGCCCGATCTCCGACGACAACCTCTCCCGCTTCACCACCGTGCTCGACCGCCTGGCCTACGAGCACGACGTCCTGCCCATCGTCGCCGTGGGCAACGACGGCGCCCTCTCCGAAAGCGGCCGCATCCAGGCCCCCGCCGACTCCGTCAACAGCCTCTCCGTCGGCGCCTTCAGCCATTACGGCGGGGAGCGCTACGCCGTCTCCTACTCCTGCCGCGGGCCGGGCCGGGAAGGGGCCAAGGAAAAGCCCGACCTGGCCGCCTTCGGCGGGTGCGAGCGGACCCCCTTCCACCTCGTCTCCGCGCGGTCCGGCCACCGCGTCCTGGACCACGGCACCAGCTACGCCGCGCCGCTGGTCGCCCGGCGCTGCGGGGAACTCCTGGCCCGCTCCCCCGGCCTCTCCCCGCTCCTCGTCCGCGCGCTCATGATCCACCACAGCCACCCGCCGCACGGGCAGCGCGGCGCGTTCGACTACGCGCTGGGCCACGGCTACTGCCCGGAGGACGCCGACGCCATGCTCGGCTGCCCGCCGAAGACCGTCTCCATCCTCCTGGACCACGCCGTGCCGCCGAAGAGCGTGGCCCGCTTCCCCCTGCCATTACCCGCCGCCGTCGCCAGCGGCCCGGCGGAAATTTCCTGGACGCTGGCCGTCCTGGCCCCGGTCGACCCCCTCTCCTCCCTCGAATACACCCGCGCCGCCGTGGCCGCCACCTTCTATCCGGACAGCCGCGTCTTCACCTTCACCCCTCCCGCCGGGCTCAAGCCCCGGCCCGCGCCGCGGCGGCTCAACATCGTCCTGGAAGCCTCCGCCGCCGCGCAGCTGGAGCAGGAAGGGTGGACCCGCTCCGAGCTGCCCGTTTCCCGCGCCGCCAACCTCCACCGCCCCCCGGAAGGCCTCCGCGCGGGCGACCTCAAATGGGACACCGTCCTGCGGGCGGGCGTCTCCATGCAGGCCGCCGGGCTGCACGAGCCCTTCCTCCTCCTCCAAGCCACCGCGCGCAACGGGGAAAAGCGGCCCGTCCGCTTCGCCGGCGTCGTCACCCTGCGCCTGCCGAAAGCCAAGGACGACATCTACGACCAAGTCGTCCGCTCCTACCCTTCCCTGCGGAAAATCGCCCAGGAGGGGGACGACGCCCTGCCCCTGGCCGTCTAA